A genomic region of Pseudomonas abietaniphila contains the following coding sequences:
- a CDS encoding choline sulfate utilization transcriptional regulator encodes MFEALGDMSLDLLRGFEAAARLRSFTAAAVELGTTQPAISQQIKRLEEQLATRLFDRIYRGIELTDAGEILFNHVQSGLQSMDAGLSLITEQRQHEVLQVATDFAFAAYWLMPRLHRFHKDNPDVDVSLVTSERSHSMLRADIDVAVLFGDGRFKQGESHWLFSEEVFPVCSPKLLAARPLPLPNEALKEFPLLHLRGENSTNWFDWGGVFRALNIAQAPAPGQLRFDNYTLLIQAAIGGQGVAIGWRHLVDDLLDQGLLCRPIEATAISGYGYYIVLPQRKRRVQIVQRFVDWLKSEQALSGDSLVGKPMPSIAI; translated from the coding sequence ATGTTTGAAGCCCTCGGTGATATGTCGCTGGACCTGCTGCGCGGTTTCGAAGCCGCCGCCCGGCTTCGCAGCTTTACGGCCGCTGCCGTTGAACTCGGCACCACTCAACCGGCCATTAGCCAGCAAATCAAAAGGTTAGAAGAACAACTGGCAACGCGCCTCTTCGATCGCATCTACCGAGGCATTGAACTCACCGACGCCGGCGAGATTCTGTTCAACCACGTGCAAAGTGGATTGCAGTCGATGGATGCCGGTTTGAGCCTCATCACCGAGCAGCGTCAGCATGAGGTGCTACAGGTCGCGACCGACTTTGCCTTTGCCGCTTATTGGCTAATGCCACGCCTGCATCGTTTCCACAAAGACAACCCTGATGTCGACGTAAGCCTGGTGACCAGTGAACGCAGCCACAGCATGTTACGGGCCGATATCGACGTTGCCGTGCTGTTTGGTGACGGGCGCTTCAAGCAGGGAGAGAGCCACTGGTTGTTCAGCGAAGAAGTGTTCCCGGTCTGCAGCCCGAAACTGCTCGCCGCACGTCCCCTGCCCTTGCCCAATGAGGCGCTGAAGGAATTTCCCTTGCTGCACCTGCGTGGCGAAAACAGCACCAACTGGTTCGACTGGGGTGGCGTGTTCCGCGCGCTGAACATCGCCCAGGCACCCGCGCCGGGACAGCTGCGATTCGACAACTACACGTTGCTGATTCAGGCCGCGATTGGTGGCCAAGGTGTTGCCATTGGCTGGCGGCACCTGGTGGACGATCTGCTGGATCAAGGCTTGTTGTGCCGTCCCATCGAAGCGACCGCGATCTCTGGTTATGGGTATTACATCGTCTTGCCGCAGCGCAAACGACGGGTGCAGATCGTGCAACGTTTCGTCGATTGGTTAAAAAGTGAGCAGGCGTTGAGTGGGGATTCGTTGGTCGGCAAGCCAATGCCGTCGATTGCTATCTGA
- the betC gene encoding choline-sulfatase, which produces MKRKNILFIMADQMAAPMLPIYASSPIKMPNLSRLAAEGVVFDAAYCNSPLCAPSRFTLVSGQLPSKIGAYDNAADFPADVPTYAHYLRRLGYRTALSGKMHFCGPDQLHGYEERLTSDIYPADYGWAVNWDEPDVRPSWYHNMSSVLQAGPCVRTNQLDFDEEVVFKAQQYLFDHVREDGDQPFCLTVSMTHPHDPYTIPKSFWNLYTDDEIPMPSAPPAQADQDPHSQRLLKVYDLWDKPLPEQKIRDARRAYFGACSYIDDNVGKLLKTLEDTGLADDTIIVFSGDHGDMLGERGLWYKMHWFEMSARVPLLVYAPGQFKAGRVKAAVSTADLLPTFVAMAQGELEAGLPLDGRSLLPHLEGTGGHDEVFGEYMAEGTNSPLMMIRRGAYKFIYSEQDPCLLYDVYNDPKEQEELSQSEAHRDLFNAFLAEAKAKWDIPAIHHQVLASQRRRRFVAQSLALGKLKSWDHQPLVDASQQYMRNHIDLDDLERKARYPQP; this is translated from the coding sequence ATGAAGCGCAAGAACATTCTTTTCATCATGGCCGATCAGATGGCCGCGCCGATGTTGCCGATTTACGCCTCATCTCCAATCAAAATGCCGAATTTGAGCCGCCTCGCTGCTGAAGGCGTGGTGTTCGACGCTGCTTACTGCAACAGCCCACTGTGCGCCCCATCGCGCTTTACCCTCGTCAGCGGTCAGCTCCCGAGCAAGATTGGCGCGTATGACAACGCCGCCGACTTCCCGGCCGACGTCCCTACGTACGCCCACTATCTGCGTCGCCTCGGCTACCGCACGGCGCTGTCGGGCAAGATGCACTTCTGCGGCCCGGACCAACTGCACGGCTATGAAGAGCGCCTGACCAGCGACATTTACCCCGCCGACTATGGCTGGGCGGTCAATTGGGACGAGCCTGATGTTCGCCCAAGCTGGTATCACAACATGTCGTCGGTGCTGCAAGCCGGCCCGTGCGTGCGGACCAACCAGCTCGACTTCGACGAAGAAGTGGTCTTCAAGGCGCAGCAATACCTGTTCGACCATGTGCGTGAAGACGGCGACCAACCTTTCTGCCTGACCGTGTCGATGACTCACCCGCACGACCCGTACACCATTCCCAAGTCGTTCTGGAATCTCTATACCGACGACGAGATTCCCATGCCGTCTGCACCGCCCGCGCAGGCCGACCAAGACCCGCACTCCCAGCGCCTGCTCAAGGTCTATGACCTGTGGGACAAGCCGCTCCCGGAACAGAAAATCCGCGACGCTCGCCGCGCGTACTTCGGTGCGTGCAGCTACATCGACGACAACGTCGGCAAGTTGCTCAAGACTCTGGAAGACACCGGCCTGGCCGACGACACCATCATCGTGTTCTCCGGCGACCATGGCGACATGCTCGGCGAACGTGGTCTCTGGTACAAAATGCACTGGTTTGAAATGTCCGCCCGTGTGCCACTGCTCGTGTACGCTCCGGGTCAGTTCAAAGCCGGCCGCGTGAAGGCCGCCGTGTCCACCGCCGACCTGTTGCCGACCTTTGTCGCGATGGCGCAAGGCGAGCTTGAGGCGGGCCTTCCACTCGACGGCCGTTCGTTACTGCCGCACTTGGAGGGGACTGGCGGTCACGATGAAGTGTTCGGCGAGTACATGGCCGAAGGCACAAACAGCCCCTTGATGATGATTCGTCGCGGTGCTTACAAATTCATCTATTCGGAACAAGATCCATGTCTGCTGTATGACGTGTACAACGATCCGAAAGAGCAGGAAGAGCTGAGCCAGTCCGAGGCTCATCGCGACCTGTTCAACGCGTTCCTGGCCGAAGCAAAGGCCAAATGGGACATTCCGGCGATACACCACCAGGTGCTCGCCAGCCAGCGTCGTCGGCGTTTCGTCGCCCAGTCGCTGGCCCTCGGCAAGCTGAAGAGTTGGGATCACCAGCCGCTGGTAGACGCCAGTCAGCAATACATGCGCAACCATATCGATCTCGACGATCTGGAGCGCAAGGCCCGTTATCCACAACCTTGA
- the choX gene encoding choline ABC transporter substrate-binding protein, with product MKKLFTTLAVAVMSLSSVVAHAADASCSTVKMADPGWSDIAATNATAGFLLDGMGYKTKVDTLAVPIAYGGLKDGQMDVFLGNWMPAQQGFYDKFIATGDVTQYAKNLEGTEFTLAVPDYVYDAGVHNFADLNKFADKFHKKIYGIGSGAPANASIQEIIKKNEFDLGDWKLVESSEQAMLAEVQRNVKKKEFVVFLGWTPHPMNVQIKGMHYLKGGEKYFGDTGSVYTVTRKGYADACPNVAKLFSNLTFTQDMENTIMKNVVDNKVSNTEAVKAWLKENPAVLEKWLSGVKTIDDKDALPAVKAKL from the coding sequence ATGAAGAAGTTGTTCACAACGCTGGCGGTTGCGGTGATGAGCTTGAGCAGCGTCGTTGCACACGCCGCTGACGCAAGCTGCAGTACGGTCAAGATGGCCGATCCAGGTTGGAGCGACATCGCTGCAACCAATGCCACGGCGGGCTTTCTGCTCGACGGCATGGGTTACAAGACCAAGGTCGATACGCTGGCAGTGCCGATTGCCTATGGTGGTCTCAAAGACGGTCAAATGGACGTTTTCCTGGGCAACTGGATGCCTGCGCAGCAGGGCTTTTATGACAAGTTCATCGCCACCGGCGATGTAACGCAATACGCGAAGAACCTGGAAGGCACCGAGTTCACCCTCGCCGTGCCGGACTACGTCTACGACGCCGGTGTGCATAACTTTGCCGACCTGAACAAGTTCGCCGACAAGTTCCACAAGAAGATTTACGGCATCGGCTCGGGGGCTCCGGCCAACGCGTCGATTCAGGAGATCATCAAGAAGAACGAGTTCGACCTGGGCGACTGGAAGCTGGTTGAGTCCAGCGAACAGGCGATGCTGGCCGAAGTGCAGCGCAACGTGAAGAAGAAGGAGTTCGTGGTGTTTCTGGGCTGGACGCCGCACCCGATGAACGTGCAGATCAAAGGCATGCACTATCTGAAAGGTGGCGAGAAGTACTTCGGTGACACCGGCAGCGTCTACACCGTGACCCGCAAGGGCTACGCCGATGCCTGCCCGAACGTGGCCAAGCTGTTCTCCAACCTGACGTTCACCCAGGACATGGAAAACACCATCATGAAGAACGTGGTGGACAATAAAGTCAGCAATACCGAAGCGGTCAAAGCCTGGCTCAAGGAAAACCCGGCAGTGCTTGAGAAGTGGTTGAGCGGCGTGAAAACCATCGACGACAAAGATGCGCTGCCAGCGGTCAAAGCCAAGTTGTAA
- the aroE gene encoding shikimate dehydrogenase: MTDHYVVFGNPIAHSKSPLIHRLFAEQTGQALDYQTALAPLDDFTAFAKQFFVSGLGANVTVPFKEEAYRLADQLTERGRRAGAVNTLARQADGSLLGDNTDGAGLVRDLTVNHGVTLKDKRVLLLGAGGAVRGALEPLLAEEPYVLVIANRTVEKAERLAQEFADIGPVLPAGYDWLEEPVDIIINATSASLSGDVPPIAPSLIQPGETFCYDMMYAKEPTAFCRWATEHKAGQAVDGLGMLVEQAAEAFFLWRGVRPDSAPVLAELRRLMAEG, from the coding sequence ATGACTGACCATTACGTCGTCTTCGGCAACCCGATCGCACACAGCAAGTCGCCGCTGATTCATCGCCTGTTTGCCGAGCAGACCGGGCAGGCGCTGGATTACCAGACCGCTTTGGCGCCACTCGATGACTTCACGGCGTTCGCCAAACAGTTCTTCGTGTCCGGGCTGGGTGCGAACGTCACCGTGCCGTTCAAGGAAGAGGCCTATCGGTTGGCGGATCAACTGACTGAACGCGGTCGTCGGGCCGGTGCGGTGAATACCCTGGCGAGACAAGCGGACGGCAGCCTGTTGGGCGATAACACCGATGGTGCGGGTCTTGTGCGTGACTTGACGGTCAACCACGGCGTGACTCTCAAGGACAAGCGCGTGCTGTTGCTGGGTGCTGGCGGGGCGGTACGGGGCGCGCTGGAACCACTGCTGGCTGAAGAGCCGTACGTGTTGGTCATCGCTAACCGCACGGTGGAAAAGGCTGAACGGTTGGCACAGGAATTTGCGGATATTGGTCCGGTGCTGCCCGCTGGTTACGACTGGCTTGAAGAGCCGGTGGACATCATCATCAACGCGACGTCCGCCAGCCTTTCGGGAGACGTCCCGCCGATTGCGCCAAGTCTGATTCAACCGGGCGAAACCTTCTGCTACGACATGATGTACGCCAAGGAACCCACGGCGTTCTGCCGGTGGGCAACCGAGCATAAAGCCGGGCAAGCCGTCGATGGTCTGGGGATGCTGGTCGAGCAGGCGGCGGAAGCCTTTTTCCTGTGGCGCGGCGTGCGCCCGGACTCAGCGCCGGTGCTGGCCGAGTTGCGGCGGTTGATGGCTGAGGGTTGA
- the hemF gene encoding oxygen-dependent coproporphyrinogen oxidase has translation MSFRTDAVKAYLLDLQDRICAALEQEDGSARFVEDAWERPAGGGGRTRVIENGDVIEKGGVNFSHVFGAGLPPSASAHRPELAGRGFEALGVSLVMHPHNPHVPTSHANVRFFIAEKEGEEPVWWFGGGFDLTPYYGVEEDCVHWHRVAEQACAPFGADVYPRYKAWCDRYFHIKHRNEPRGVGGLFFDDLNEWDFDTSFAFLRAIGDAFVDAYLPIVQRRKATPYTAQQREFQEFRRGRYVEFNLVYDRGTLFGLQSGGRTESILMSLPPQVRWGYDWKAAPGSEEARLTEYFLQDRDWLAEENK, from the coding sequence ATGTCCTTTCGCACCGACGCCGTCAAAGCCTACCTGCTGGATCTGCAAGACCGGATCTGCGCCGCGCTGGAACAGGAAGACGGCAGCGCACGTTTCGTCGAAGACGCCTGGGAGCGACCTGCCGGTGGCGGCGGACGAACCCGAGTGATCGAGAACGGCGACGTTATCGAAAAAGGCGGCGTCAATTTCTCCCATGTCTTCGGTGCAGGACTCCCTCCTTCGGCCAGTGCTCATCGTCCTGAACTCGCTGGACGCGGCTTTGAGGCGTTGGGCGTGTCGCTGGTCATGCACCCGCATAACCCACATGTTCCGACCTCACATGCCAACGTGCGTTTCTTCATTGCTGAAAAAGAAGGCGAAGAGCCGGTCTGGTGGTTCGGCGGCGGTTTCGACCTGACGCCTTACTACGGCGTCGAAGAAGACTGTGTGCACTGGCACCGTGTTGCCGAGCAGGCCTGCGCCCCGTTTGGCGCCGATGTCTATCCGCGCTACAAGGCGTGGTGCGACCGGTATTTCCATATCAAGCATCGCAATGAGCCGCGCGGCGTGGGCGGTCTGTTCTTCGATGACCTGAACGAGTGGGACTTTGATACCAGCTTCGCTTTCCTGCGGGCCATCGGCGATGCCTTCGTGGACGCCTATCTGCCCATCGTGCAGCGTCGCAAGGCCACGCCTTACACGGCACAGCAACGCGAATTCCAGGAATTCCGCCGTGGTCGTTACGTGGAATTCAACCTCGTCTACGACCGGGGCACGCTGTTCGGATTGCAGTCGGGTGGCCGTACCGAATCCATCCTCATGTCCCTGCCGCCGCAGGTGCGTTGGGGCTACGACTGGAAAGCCGCGCCGGGCAGCGAGGAAGCGCGCTTGACTGAATATTTCCTGCAGGATCGCGACTGGCTCGCTGAGGAAAACAAGTAA
- a CDS encoding NADPH:quinone reductase gives MAKRIQFRAHGGPEVLEYVDFEPAAPGPKDVLVRNKAIGVNFIETYFRTGLYPVASMPSGLGNEGAGVVEAVGAEVTHVKVGDRVGYGTGPLGSYADLHLTPAANVVKLPDDISFEQAAAIMLKGLTVQYLFRQTYEIRPEEIILFHAAAGGVGSIACQWASAMGVKLIGTVSSPEKAAHAKANGAWEVIDYSKEDVAKRVLELTDGKKVSVVYDGVGKDTWETSLDCLELRGLLVSFGNASGAVSGVNLGILAQKGSLYVTRPTLGSYANTPEALQAMADEVFAMVSNGKVKVDDLKKFDLKDAAKAHTELSARRTTGSIILVP, from the coding sequence ATGGCAAAGCGTATCCAGTTCCGCGCCCACGGCGGCCCTGAAGTTCTTGAGTACGTTGACTTCGAGCCGGCCGCTCCCGGTCCGAAAGACGTGCTCGTGCGCAACAAAGCGATTGGCGTCAACTTCATCGAAACCTATTTCCGCACCGGTCTGTATCCCGTTGCCTCAATGCCCTCGGGCTTGGGCAACGAAGGTGCAGGCGTGGTCGAGGCGGTCGGAGCAGAAGTCACCCACGTTAAAGTCGGTGACCGCGTGGGCTACGGCACCGGTCCGCTGGGCAGCTACGCGGACCTGCACCTGACGCCGGCCGCCAACGTGGTCAAACTGCCCGACGACATCAGCTTCGAGCAGGCCGCCGCGATCATGCTCAAGGGCCTGACGGTGCAGTACCTGTTCCGTCAGACGTACGAAATTCGTCCTGAAGAAATCATCCTGTTCCACGCCGCCGCCGGGGGCGTAGGCTCAATCGCCTGCCAGTGGGCCAGCGCCATGGGTGTGAAGCTGATCGGCACGGTCAGCTCGCCGGAGAAAGCCGCCCACGCCAAAGCCAACGGCGCATGGGAAGTCATCGACTACAGCAAGGAAGACGTCGCCAAGCGCGTGCTTGAACTGACCGATGGCAAGAAAGTGTCGGTGGTCTACGACGGCGTCGGCAAAGACACCTGGGAAACCTCGCTGGACTGCCTGGAGCTGCGCGGACTGCTGGTGAGCTTCGGCAACGCTTCAGGTGCTGTATCGGGCGTTAACCTGGGGATCCTGGCGCAGAAAGGCTCGCTGTACGTGACCCGCCCGACCCTCGGTTCCTACGCCAACACCCCGGAAGCGTTGCAGGCGATGGCCGACGAGGTGTTCGCGATGGTGTCCAACGGCAAGGTCAAGGTGGACGACCTGAAAAAATTCGACTTGAAGGACGCGGCCAAGGCACACACCGAGCTGTCGGCACGACGCACCACCGGGTCGATTATTTTGGTGCCTTAG
- a CDS encoding L-threonylcarbamoyladenylate synthase → MVSSWRVQQAAREIRAGAVIAYPTEAVWGLGCDPWDAEAVYRLLAIKARPVEKGLILIADNIRQFDFLFEDFPELWIDRMASTWPGPNTWLVPHQGLLPDWITGGRDTVALRVSDHPLVRELCALTGPLVSTSANPTGRPAARSRLRIEQYFHNQLDMVLGGSLGGRRNPSVIRDLVTAEVVRAG, encoded by the coding sequence ATGGTCAGCAGTTGGCGTGTGCAACAAGCCGCACGAGAGATCCGGGCCGGGGCGGTGATTGCCTATCCAACCGAAGCGGTATGGGGGCTGGGGTGCGACCCTTGGGATGCGGAAGCGGTTTACCGCCTGCTGGCAATCAAGGCGCGGCCTGTTGAAAAAGGCTTGATCCTGATTGCTGACAACATTCGCCAGTTCGATTTCCTCTTCGAGGATTTCCCCGAGCTTTGGATTGATCGCATGGCCAGCACCTGGCCGGGTCCGAACACCTGGCTGGTGCCGCATCAGGGCCTGTTGCCTGACTGGATCACGGGCGGCCGTGACACCGTGGCGCTGCGTGTCAGCGATCATCCTCTGGTGCGTGAGCTATGCGCCTTGACCGGCCCGCTCGTGTCAACGTCGGCCAACCCGACCGGCCGACCTGCCGCGCGTTCGCGGTTGCGGATCGAGCAGTACTTCCACAACCAACTGGACATGGTTCTGGGTGGCTCGCTGGGTGGGCGGCGTAATCCGAGTGTGATTCGTGATCTGGTGACGGCCGAGGTCGTGCGCGCGGGGTGA